Proteins from a single region of Candidatus Neomarinimicrobiota bacterium:
- a CDS encoding AMP nucleosidase — MDTKQAIVKDWIFRYTGVEPEAFGDRILLTNFKNYVDKFAHRFEVPIFGEDRSMTVATNQDGLSIINFGMGSANAATIMDLLSAIDPYGVLFLGKCGGLKQSTDLGHFILPIAAIRGEGTSNDYLRPEVPAMPSFKIHKYISQILVEKDLDYRTGVVYTTNRRVWEHDEEFKEYLRETRCIGIDMETATIFITGLANNIPRGALLLVSDLPMVPDGIKTEALDQSVTKKYVDMHLDIGIEAMTHIAEQGESIKHFSF; from the coding sequence ATGGATACAAAACAAGCAATTGTAAAAGACTGGATCTTCCGTTATACCGGGGTGGAGCCAGAAGCCTTCGGGGATAGAATATTACTTACCAATTTTAAAAATTATGTGGACAAGTTTGCACACCGCTTTGAGGTGCCTATTTTTGGCGAAGATCGCAGTATGACTGTGGCTACCAATCAGGATGGCTTAAGTATCATAAATTTTGGAATGGGCTCGGCAAATGCAGCGACCATTATGGATTTGCTTTCAGCAATCGATCCCTATGGTGTTCTCTTTCTGGGAAAATGTGGCGGTCTAAAACAATCCACCGATCTGGGCCATTTTATTCTCCCCATCGCTGCCATCCGAGGCGAAGGAACCAGTAACGATTATCTCCGACCCGAAGTCCCGGCAATGCCTAGCTTTAAGATCCACAAATACATCTCACAGATATTGGTTGAGAAGGACCTTGATTATCGCACAGGAGTCGTGTACACGACCAACCGCCGAGTGTGGGAACATGACGAGGAATTTAAAGAATATCTCCGCGAAACACGGTGTATCGGTATTGACATGGAAACGGCTACCATTTTTATCACAGGTTTAGCCAATAACATCCCCCGTGGAGCCCTGTTGCTGGTCAGCGATCTCCCCATGGTTCCTGATGGCATCAAGACTGAAGCTCTGGACCAAAGTGTCACCAAGAAATATGTAGATATGCACCTGGATATTGGCATCGAGGCCATGACCCATATTGCTGAGCAGGGTGAATCAATCAAACACTTCTCGTTTTAG
- a CDS encoding PBP1A family penicillin-binding protein codes for MMKQFQARGSRQKFKQRFYIASIVSLAVVVGIFTWLFFLSKDLPSLDELERYDPDLITRIVSADDQVIQELFTTQRTLVKSNEIPPHVKKALIVTEDQQFYGHWGMNFFRTVYNISLNVFTGKIHGGASSLTQQLARSLYARIGFKQTYLRKLRELITAIQIEHTFTKEEILTMYLNTVYFGHGTYGLQAASSKYFNKRVENLTLDEGAILVGMLRSPAYYSPITHPDRSKHIRNVVINNMFREKAINAVERNYYKSLPIETYLPDSVDVANVAPHFGEYVRRQLEKEDDELGVDLYRDGLTIYTSLDTRMQTIANEVVARELERVQAIFDARMMDEKSKALANILEIHNIDLTVDTVRLMISDSVEMTHQIEDLLTVQAQLISLDVETGEIRAMVGGKDFSKSKWNRSTQMKRQPGSSFKAFLYTAAIDNGYPVTTTLLNQPVVIKLGTNDSTDWRPKNYDLSMGGETTMREGIRRSLNLIAVRTIQELIAPAAVVEKARAMGITTRLYPGDALALGASGVYPIEMAAAYAVYPRMGIWIEPLGILSVQDRFGGVLRTYKPERKEVLGRGTSYVMLSLLETVANRGTGVGARTRFGFHEPAGGKTGTTTGFTDAWYVGFTTRLSTAVWVGMDSPSISLGPGMAGSALGVPIWAQYMKAVYDSLDWDRQEFEVPEESVVFANVCSETHKLATQYCTPEREVFLPGTVPTQHCDVHGNRSKPKVIDF; via the coding sequence ATGATGAAACAGTTCCAAGCCAGGGGTAGTCGACAGAAATTTAAGCAGAGGTTCTATATTGCCTCAATCGTGTCCTTGGCTGTTGTTGTGGGCATTTTTACCTGGCTGTTTTTTTTATCAAAAGACCTCCCCTCTCTGGATGAGCTGGAGCGTTATGATCCAGATTTAATCACTCGTATTGTATCAGCTGATGACCAGGTTATTCAGGAACTGTTTACCACGCAACGCACACTGGTGAAATCGAATGAAATCCCACCCCACGTGAAAAAAGCACTCATTGTGACAGAGGATCAACAATTCTATGGCCATTGGGGAATGAACTTTTTCAGGACGGTTTACAACATTTCCCTGAATGTTTTTACAGGAAAAATTCATGGTGGAGCCTCCTCACTGACCCAGCAATTGGCCCGCAGTTTATATGCACGCATTGGCTTTAAGCAAACCTATCTGCGCAAACTTCGAGAACTGATCACTGCCATTCAAATCGAGCATACCTTTACCAAAGAAGAGATTTTGACCATGTACCTGAATACGGTGTATTTTGGACATGGAACCTATGGTCTACAGGCAGCCTCCTCCAAATATTTTAACAAACGGGTGGAGAATCTGACCCTGGATGAAGGGGCCATCCTCGTGGGGATGCTCCGCTCGCCGGCCTACTATTCACCAATTACCCATCCAGATCGATCCAAACACATTCGAAATGTGGTCATCAATAATATGTTTCGTGAAAAAGCCATCAATGCGGTGGAGAGAAATTATTATAAATCGCTCCCCATTGAAACCTATCTCCCGGATAGCGTGGATGTTGCCAATGTAGCTCCTCATTTTGGTGAATATGTGCGTCGTCAGCTTGAAAAAGAAGATGATGAACTCGGGGTCGATCTTTATCGAGATGGTCTGACCATTTATACCAGTCTGGATACTCGCATGCAGACTATCGCCAATGAGGTTGTAGCCCGTGAGCTGGAGCGGGTTCAGGCAATTTTTGACGCTCGTATGATGGATGAAAAATCAAAAGCCTTGGCAAATATTCTGGAAATACACAATATTGACCTGACGGTTGATACGGTTCGCTTGATGATTTCTGATTCTGTTGAAATGACGCATCAGATTGAGGATTTATTGACTGTTCAAGCCCAATTGATTTCTCTTGATGTGGAGACGGGTGAGATACGAGCCATGGTTGGTGGAAAAGATTTCAGCAAATCAAAATGGAATCGGTCGACCCAGATGAAGCGTCAACCTGGTTCATCCTTTAAGGCCTTCCTGTATACAGCAGCCATTGACAACGGCTACCCTGTCACAACCACCCTCTTAAACCAGCCTGTTGTCATCAAGCTGGGGACAAATGATTCCACGGATTGGCGCCCAAAGAATTATGATTTAAGCATGGGCGGCGAAACCACCATGAGAGAAGGGATTCGACGCTCACTCAACTTGATTGCAGTCCGCACGATCCAGGAGCTTATTGCACCAGCAGCTGTAGTGGAAAAAGCTCGGGCCATGGGTATTACCACCAGATTGTATCCTGGCGATGCCCTGGCTCTAGGGGCCTCAGGAGTTTACCCAATTGAGATGGCAGCAGCCTATGCTGTATATCCTCGGATGGGAATCTGGATCGAGCCCCTGGGAATTCTATCAGTCCAGGATCGCTTTGGCGGTGTCCTGCGAACCTATAAACCTGAACGCAAGGAGGTTTTAGGACGTGGAACATCTTATGTAATGCTGTCGCTTCTGGAAACTGTGGCCAATCGGGGAACCGGGGTAGGTGCAAGAACCAGATTTGGATTCCATGAACCTGCTGGTGGAAAAACTGGGACAACAACTGGGTTTACAGATGCCTGGTATGTCGGATTTACCACTCGCTTATCCACGGCGGTCTGGGTTGGTATGGATTCTCCCTCAATTAGTCTGGGTCCCGGAATGGCTGGATCCGCACTGGGAGTTCCCATCTGGGCGCAATATATGAAAGCTGTTTATGATAGTCTGGATTGGGATCGTCAGGAATTTGAGGTTCCTGAAGAGTCTGTTGTATTTGCCAATGTCTGCTCTGAAACACATAAGTTGGCGACCCAGTATTGCACTCCTGAGCGCGAGGTATTCTTACCTGGAACTGTCCCCACCCAGCATTGCGATGTTCATGGGAATCGTTCCAAACCAAAAGTTATCGACTTTTAA
- a CDS encoding GNAT family N-acetyltransferase: MYTFRKYDHNKDIEAAKRIWREVQWIEDISEEKLLEAFLGKGRALVADLNGSAECLVTANPGKMRFLKKDLPLSVVSSVTTSRIARKQGLAKKLTAQLIAEEAEAGAAVSTLGIFEQGFYDQLGYGSGSYVHWMSFDPADITIEKSFRPPQRLKGEDWKQIHHALQNRKTQHGGVTITQENLIEAELAWIKKGFGLGYSDGTKGELTHFFWASSKGEHGPMDIHMMAFQTMDQFIELMALIKSLGDQIRLVKMREPGGIQLQDLIKNPFRSRIVTEKSGFEHINRATAYWQTRICNLETCIEATQLNSRSLRFNLDLSDPLEELIDSEMTWRGCAGEYTVELGPTSHLSKGLDKSLPTLVTDIGTFTRMWLGVRPATGLAATGRLSSPESLLNDLDEVLCLPNPHPDWDY; encoded by the coding sequence ATGTATACATTTAGAAAATATGATCATAACAAAGACATTGAAGCAGCCAAAAGAATCTGGCGTGAAGTACAATGGATTGAAGACATCTCTGAAGAAAAATTACTTGAAGCCTTTCTGGGTAAGGGAAGAGCTCTGGTTGCTGACCTGAATGGGAGCGCTGAATGTCTGGTTACAGCCAATCCTGGCAAAATGAGATTCTTGAAAAAAGACTTACCCCTATCAGTAGTCTCGTCAGTTACAACAAGCAGAATTGCACGCAAACAAGGTCTGGCAAAAAAGTTGACTGCCCAACTCATTGCTGAGGAGGCTGAAGCAGGCGCAGCCGTCTCAACCCTGGGAATTTTTGAACAAGGGTTTTACGATCAACTGGGATACGGTAGTGGCAGTTATGTACACTGGATGAGTTTTGATCCAGCTGACATTACTATAGAAAAAAGTTTTCGTCCTCCTCAGCGTCTAAAAGGGGAGGATTGGAAGCAAATTCATCACGCACTTCAAAACCGGAAAACCCAGCATGGGGGGGTCACGATAACCCAGGAAAATCTAATTGAAGCCGAATTGGCATGGATAAAAAAGGGTTTTGGCCTGGGTTATTCAGATGGCACAAAGGGGGAATTGACTCACTTCTTCTGGGCTAGCAGTAAGGGTGAGCACGGTCCTATGGATATTCATATGATGGCATTTCAGACCATGGACCAATTTATCGAATTGATGGCATTGATTAAGTCCCTGGGGGATCAAATTCGACTGGTCAAAATGAGAGAACCTGGAGGGATACAGCTTCAGGATTTGATTAAAAATCCTTTCCGATCAAGAATTGTCACCGAGAAATCAGGCTTTGAGCACATCAATCGAGCCACTGCTTACTGGCAGACAAGAATCTGCAATCTGGAAACATGCATTGAAGCCACACAATTAAATTCCAGATCCCTGCGCTTTAATCTTGATCTCAGTGACCCGCTTGAAGAGCTCATAGACTCGGAAATGACTTGGCGAGGATGTGCCGGTGAGTATACAGTCGAACTTGGACCCACATCTCACCTTAGCAAGGGATTAGATAAATCGCTCCCGACGCTGGTCACCGATATTGGCACATTCACTCGCATGTGGCTGGGCGTCAGGCCGGCTACGGGTTTAGCAGCCACTGGCAGGCTAAGTAGTCCAGAATCGCTGCTGAACGATTTGGATGAAGTGCTCTGTCTTCCTAATCCCCATCCGGATTGGGATTATTAA